Part of the Catalinimonas alkaloidigena genome is shown below.
GCATGGTTTTGTTCAATTTTCCATTTTCAAACCCTATAAAGCCCAGTCGGGCTTAGGAAATTCCCGCATCGGACTGTAGCGCTTGTAGGTATCAAAGACCTCTTTATCAGGCCCTACGATCCTTGGGTCTTCGGTCAGCTTCAGGTCCTGTACCATCAGAGCGTCCATCTGCTCTTTGATGCCGGTAAATTCAGGGTCCTGGGCCAGATTATTAAGACAATCCGGATCTTTTTCTATGTCAAACAGCTCATATTCCGGACGTTTTCCTACTGACCATTCAAAGTACTTTTCAAGCCCTTCCTCGTCATGATGCTCTACAATGAATGATTTGGTAGGGCAGGCATCTATATCGGTAAATGCCCACTCGGAATGATGTACACCGGCTGAATCAATGCCATACATAGGATAGACCGCTCCACTGGAATCCGGTACCAGGCGCTGAGGGGCGCCGGCAGGCCAGCGTTCGGGTTTCATGTTCCAGATGTAAAGATAGCGTCCCTGCCGCATGATGCGCTGCGGATAGCCGGCATTGGCGAAGCGTGAGGAGGAATGACGTTCCCTTCCTGCCAGCACATAATTTTTAGTATCATCCACTACCCCTTCTTTCTCTGACTCCAGGATATTAACGAAGCTTTTTCCTGAAATGGGAAGCATTCCTTCAGCCTCAGTTTGGGTAAGTTCCAGTATGGTAGGTGCCAGGTCCACAAAGCTGATAAGGTCCTCTACAGTTCTGCCCGCAGGAAAACCATCGGGATAGCTGATGGCCATCGGCACATGCACTCCATACTCATAGCCATTAGCTTTGGCACGGGGAAAGGGCATTCCATTGTCGGCAGTGACGATGATGATGGTGTTGTCCAACTCGCCTATTTCTTCCAGATGCTCAATCATGCGCATCAGGTGGAGGTCAAACCATTCAATTTCTACGGCATAGTCCAGCAGGTCGCCTCTTATGGTGTCATTATCGGGCAGAAACTCCGGCACTTCCACATCGGCTAATGACTTGCCATGCCGCTTCCAGGAATCCAGTTCATAGGAACGATGAGGTTCAGTGGCGCCATACCAGAAGAAAAAAGGCTCATCTTCATTTCTTTCCCCCATGAACTGCTGAAAGTTAGCGAAGTAGTTTATGGTATTGATTTCTTCTGCATAACGCTCATCTTCCGGACTGCCTTTCTCATAACGGATTTCGTTATATGCTTTACCTGCGGCATCATCTGCCCGAAGTGGGTCTTCTCCGTATTTAAATGGCCCCACCCCTTTGCCGGTGCGACCGGTATGATAGCCATTAGCACCTAGCATGTCTATAAAGGGCACATATTTTTTGAGCCAGCCGGAAGCGTGCTGCCCCGCCGTTTCGTTCTGCCAGTGGTATCGTCCGGTGACGATAGAACTACGAGAGGGGGCACAGCCCGGAGAGCCCGCATAGCAGTTAGCAAAGTAGATACCATTGTTGGCTATCCGGTCAAAAGCCGGGGTCTGCACCCAGCTTCGTCCTGCAAAACTGGTATGGAGAAAAGACTGGTCATCGCTGATGGCAAAAAGAATGTTAGGCTTTTTGGGGGTTGATTCTTCTGAGCAACTCGTAAAAACGACTACAGTTAAAATTACAGAGACAAAATTAAGAAACGTAGTTTTCATATAAGGTTAATTATTCAAATTTTGTAGTATTATTAGAGGCAATGCCTCATGAAACATTTCATTCCACCTCCCACTCATAAGTGCCTGGCTCTAGTTCAAAAACAGCCCGCGCTGCTTCAGTACGATCAGGCTGTCTTGTTTCTCCATTGAGGGTAAGCATCTGGCCTTCTGTATAGGGCACATATATGCTGGCAGTGGTATTGGGAGGTACACTTACCCGCATCAGCAAACTACCTTCCTGCTTTTGCCAGGAAGAAAGAATCTCTCCATAGCCACTCTCGTGTGAGGCATTAACCCAACTTAGCGAAGTTAAAATATCAGGGCGAATGATGAAGTGCTTAAAACCGGGGATGCTTTCGTCGAGCTGTATCCCCGCCAGTGATTCATAAAACCATTCGCTTACGGTACCAAACATGATATGGTTGAGCGACATGGAGCCATCCCAGTCCTGCCACAGGGTGTTGGCTCCTTCTTCCAGCCAGTAGCCGAAGCCGGGAAAATCTTTCTGACGCACCATGCGATACAGTGTTTCCGAATGTCCGTACGCCCTGAGCACATTGAATAGGTATTTCAGACCTACTACCCCCACGTCAAAGTGATTGTCCTGTTTCCTGATATCTTCCAGCAAAACATTCAGTACCTTTTCCTCACTGCTTTCCGGCACGATACCGTGGTAAAGGGCAAGTGCCTGAGAAGTTTGTCCGCCATTCCCATAGCGGCCGCTACGCTCATCAAAATACTTTCGGTTGAAAGCTCCTTTGGCTTGTGAAGCGTACTCCTCGTAATATTCAGCATCTTTGTGCTTATTCAGCACAGAGGCCATCTCGGAGAACATACGGCTAAAGCCTACCAGATAGCCTGAAGCCAGTATATCACCTTCCGTTTTGGTTTCCACCGGTTTGTGGTCATCAATGCCAAAATTGAGGGTATATCCATCTGCATTAGTGATCAGAAAATCCAGGTACTTTTTCATGGCCGGATAATACTTCTCCAGAATAAGCTCATCACCGGTAAAACGGTACAGGTCCCACACCATCTGAATGAATGCTCCCTCCCACTGCGGTCCATAGCCCAGATGATTTATTTCGGGATTTTTACCATAGGTATAACCCCAGCCGCTGCTGGGAATCACGCCCGGCAGATCACCACTCTCCTGCTGTTCGTCTACAAAGTCATCCATCCACTTGAGGTAGGCACGCACTACATCATAGTTGAACAGGCCCGTCTCGGCTACCAGATGAGCGTCGCCGGTCCAGCCAATCTTCTCGCGGTGCGGGCAGTCGGTAGGGATGCCATGATAATTACCGATAAAGGACCATTCCATATTCTGCTGGGTGCGATTGAGGAGCGGGTCGGAGCAGGCAAAATTTCCAGCTTTGTCAAAAGCGGTATGCAAGACTACACCGGTAATCGTTTCCAAGGTAGGTGCTACGGGCAGGCCTCTTACTTCCACATACTGGAATCCGTGATAGACAAAGTGCGGCTCCCACACTTCTACCCCTTCTCCTTTGAGGGTGTAGCGATCGGTCTGAGCATCGCCTGATCTGAGAAACCTCAGGATCTGCTTCTGCTCTACCGTGCCATCGGGAAAAAGGCGCTCTCCCATCTTTATGCTCACCTCCGTAGCCCGCGGACCAGCAACTTTCAGCCGACAGTAGCCCGCTATGTTCTGTCCCAGATCAAATACCCAGACGTTCGGATCTACTTCAGTAACCGATACCGGCTTCACTTCCCGCATGGCTCTGATGGGCTGAATCATCTGCGCCTGCAACTGACCGGAAGCCCCCCGGCTGATCAGGGCATTTTTCCAATCGCTATCGTCAAAACCCTTTTGACTCCATCCGGGCATTTCCAGCCGGGCATCATAAGTTTCTCCGTTGCGGATGCCATCAAAGCGGATGGGACCTTCACACGTTGTTTTCCAGCTTTCATCCGAAACGATAACTTCCCTGCTTCCATCGGCAAACGTCATTTCCAACTGGCACAAAGCCTCAGGGTAGCTTCGCCAGGGAGCCTGGTTGAAGCCCCAGACCGCTTCGGCAAAGTGATTGTACCAGCCGGTACCCAGCACCATTCCGATAACGTTTTCACCTTGCAGCAGCGCATCAGTTATATCATAAGTCAGATAACGCACTGACTTATCGTAGCGGGTTTTTACCGGGTCAAGTATATGATCTTCTACTTTCTCACCATTGAGGTATAGTTCAAAATAGCCAAGCCCGGTCACATATATTCTGGACTCCTTCGGTAATTCCTCTACGGTAAATGTTTTACGAAAAAAAGGAGCAGGTTTGCTTTCTAGCAGGCTATCACTAAAGTCGGGATGCTGTATCCATTGTGCCTGCCAGTCATCATCCTTCAATAGTGCCATTTCCCAAGAGGCAGGCTCACTCCAGCCTGAAGTGTTGCCCTGCTCATCCCAGATTTTCACCTTCCAGTAACAGCGCTGCCGTGATCGTAAGGCTTGTCCGGCATAAGGAATATATAGAGAAGCCGAGGAAGTAATTTTACCACTATCCCAGAGATCACCCTCATCGTTTGCCAGCTTTTCAGGTGAGGAAGCTACCAGAATGTGGTAAGCACTTTGCTGCACGCCTTCCTGCGAAGAGCTGATCTTCCAGGAAAGACGAGGACTTTTGTTGTCAATTCCCAAGGGATTTTCCAGGTATTCACAGCGTAGCCCTTCTAAGCTCAGATGCTGTGAAAACGTAATCAAAGGGAAGAGGAGTAGTAATGAAAGGAGCAAGAGATGTTTTGGAAAATGAGCGTTCAGCTTAGGAGTATTCATGCTGGTGTTGATGTTCTTACCAACATGAAGTAAAAGTTCGTTTGTGAGACACAAACGAAGGCTAAAGAGTCCTCTCTGGATATAATCACTCATCACAATCACATAACTTGACTTTCTCATCTTAGAAAGGGCCTTTTGCATTGGTTTGTACGGCTTCCTTTCCTCCGGGCATTTCACCTCTTGTTCTTTCTATATCCAGGGGATCACCCGTTTCACGATCGTACCAATCGGGAGTAAGTTGGGTGGGGGTAGTATCCAATGTTTCTGTTCTCCACTGCTGCAGCACTTCTCTCATGTACTTCAGGCGAGACTGATATTCCGGCAAGGAGGCTACATTCACCAACTGCATGGGGTCGGTATAGCAATTGAAAAGCTCTTCAGCAGGACGTGGAGCCATAAACATATCTGCCTGGGCAGCGCTCAGCTCACCAGCGTCACGCAGGTCTTTGAGGTCCTGAAAAGAGGGACTTTTATTGGAGTCAGCCGGTCCGGGATTGCTCAGGTTAGGGCGAAGGTTCAACACATACAAGTATCCTTCGGTACGCACCATCCTTTCCAGCGCTTCCTGGTCATGCCAGTTGTGCTCGGAGAAGACATAGTTTCTGAATTTGCTGGCAGGGTTCTCAAGTACACCCGCAAAGCTTTTGCCCTGAAAGCCGGGCTGTATTTCAGCACCTGATAGCTCCAGCAAGGTAGGCGCAATGTCTATCACACTGATCAGGCTGTTACTTACGACACCTTTCCGGGGCAAGCCGGCATTCCATTTCACGACGAAAGGGGTTTTCATGCCACTATCGTATACCCTGGTTTTGCTTCGGGGAAAAGGGCGTCCATTGTCTGACATGATGATGATCAGGGTATTGTCCAGTACCCCCTGCGCTTCCAGCTCTTGCTCTACCTTTCCGATATAGTCATCAAAGCGGGTAACTTCGTCGTAGTATTTGGCCAGATCCTCTTGGGTGCTTTCCGCATCAGCCAGATAAGGGGGTGGCGTGATATCGCCAGCTTCATGAGTTCCACTAAATTCATTAGTACCCCAGGGGCGGTGGGCATCAAAGGCGGCGAACCACATGAAGAAAGGTTTGTCCTTAGGGCGTTCCTTAAGGGAGGAAACCCACATCTCTTCCCCCCCATCGCCATTCTCTTTGCCATTGTCATGAATTACATCAAAACCTCTACGGGCATGCTCGCCCATGTGCCATTTGCCCGCCTGCGCGGTGTAATAGCCGGCATTCTGCATCAGTTCCGGAAAGATGGCCACTTCTGCCGGGAGGGGCGTATGCAGTTCAGCTGAACCGGTATTGTGAGGATACCTGCCGGAAATGATGCTGGTCCGGCTGGGACTACAGGAACTGGCCGTGAGGTAGGTATTGGTAAAGCGGATGCCTTCCTGTGCCATTCGGTCAATGTTGGGTGTTTGCACTTCGGTATTGCCATAACAGCCCAGGTCATTCCACCCGATATCATCGGCGATGATGAAGACGACATTGGGCGGATTATTCTGGGCATTTGAATTTTGGAAAAGTAGTAGGAGTAAACATCCTGCCAGCAGCAGGCTTGGTTTCAGGTTCATAGGGTGTTGGTTGTAGTGGTTATTGTCTGCTTTCAACGCGTCTTTGGTAACAGTATACTGTTATTTTCCCAAACTACGAGCATAGCTTAAGAAAACAAATTTCTCCTGCCGGAAAAGTAGTAGCCGGCAGGAGAAATACAAGTGATTAAAATCCGGCGTTCTGACTAAGATCCGGGTTAACATCTATCGCCCGTTGGGGGATAGGAAAATGCAGTTTATCCTGGTTGATATTATACCCTTTGGCTCCCATTACTTCAAGGGCCCGGCCGGTACGTACCAGGTCAAAAAACCTGTGGAACTCAAAAGCAAGTTCTACCCTTCTTTCGTGTTCAATGGCCCTCTCCAGGCTAGTGTACTCAGCGGGATAACCCGGCTCACCGAAGCCAGGCAGCCCTACTCTAGCTCTTACCATATTCAGGTAAGTAGGGTCACCCGTAACTTCTGCGTACATAAGCAGGATATCGGCATAGCGGATAATCTCAAAATTATGCCCGGCGTAACGCCAGTTGGGATCAAAAAACTTCATCGTAAATGGATAGTCCACAAACTCCCCGGATTCCAGGTTGACGTAGCCGGGATACACCGAAGTAATCTGCCTGATACTGTCGGCAGGTTCAAACTCATCTACCAGGTCCTGGGTAGGGGTATTTCTTCCTCCACCGCGGAAAGTTTCATTGATACCGGGCAGGTGAAATGACCATTGGTAAGGTGTGTACTCCTGCTGATGATTGCTGTTTACTGCATTCTGTCCTTCCAGGTACTGTATTTCCAGAATAGATGACTTTGAATTTTTGGTGTCGGGATGAAAAAGATGAAGATAATCCTGGGCATTCACTACACCATTATCGTCGGCATCCAGTGAGTACATCCCGCTGTCAATGATTTCTTTCAGTTCAGCCTCAGCCCCCGATTCATTTCCCCGGCTAAGGTAGACTTTAGCCAGCACTGCCGTAGCACCATATTGGGTAACCCTCCCAATATTATTTCCTGTATAGCTTTCTGGAAGATTTTCTTTAGCATACCTCAGATCACTAATGATTTGCTCATATACCACTTCACTATCTTCGCGCAGGTATTCGTAACCTTCTTCCGGAGAGAGAGGCTCCAGGGGTAAAGGAATATCTCCCCAAACCCTCACCATGTTGAAGTAGATCAGCGCCCGAACAAACCTCACTTCCGCACTCAGCCTTTCTTCTAATTCCTGACTACTAAATTCCACGGCTGTATTTTCAAGACGATTCAAGATATCGTTGCAAATAAAAATTGAGTTGTAGGAATCCTGCCAGGCATTTTCAGTATCCAGATCGTTGGTTGGAATATTGAAATTAGAGATCATCTCTGCAGAATTGCTGGACCCTCCGATAAACTCTATGTACGTATTGTCCGAGCGCAACTCTCCGTAAATATCAGCGATCCCACCTGCCCGGTAAGCTCTTTCCATTTGCCGGTATGCATCATTCACTGCCAGAATGAACTGTTCTTCTGTCTGGTAAAAATTACCTTCGGTAATCGCGGTTTTTGGGTACAGGTCAAGGTCTTCTTCACTACAGGCAAATATGCCCAGCAGTAAAGTATATAGAATAACTTTATTGATCTTTTTCATTTCTTCAGTTTTTAAGATGGATAAATCAGAAGCTTACGTTCAGGCCCAGTGAATATACCTTAGCCGATGGGTAAGGAGAATGCGCCACTCCACGACGAGCTGCATTACTTGCTCCGCCATTGTAGTTCTCCGGATCAAACACCGGACTGTCAGAGATTGTAAACAAGTTTTGCCCGTTGAAATACGCTCTGACTGAGCCTAAACCAATTGTTTCAAGCAAAGAAGGAGAAAAAGTATAGCCTAAGGTTACACTCTTAAGCCTTACAAAAGAACCATCTACGATCCAGTAACTGGAAGGCTGTTTTTCGTAACCATCCAGGTTGACAGTAAGCTTATAGTGATAACCATCCCCCGGCTCTTCTGCTGACCTCCAGCGGTTTGTCATAGCCTCGTAGTAATTACGACCTTCATGGTACTGCATGGAGCGGTGAATGTTATTGTCAAACACTTCATTACCATGCACGCCCTGAAACAGGAAGCTGAAATCAAAGTTTTTATAGTTAAATGTGTTGGTCATTCCCCAGGTAAAGTCCGGGGCAGCATTACCAATAATGGTTCTGTCATCTGCATTAAAAACACCATCCTGATTTACGTCTACATATCTTCCATCTCCCGCTACCGCTGTCTCGTAAGCAGCAGGATCAGCTTCCACTTCCGCTTCGTTCATATAGACTCCATCATATTTATATCCATAAAAGCTAAAGATAGGCTCGCCTATCTGGTTGATAGATTGCATACCAAAACCTGCGTTAAGAATCAAAGGGGCATCATCTGGTCCTAAATCCACTATCTCATTCCGATTCATGGAGTAATTGAGTTGGGTAGTCCATTTCAGGTCACCGGTAAGATTACGCGTCACTAAACTTAGCTCTAAGCCTTTGTTTTGTAGCTTACCTATATTCTTAAAAATACTGGTAAATCCGGTGACTGAAGGTACGGGTACATCCAGTAACAAACCATCAGAACGAGTGGTATAGACGTTACTTTCCAGCACTATTCTGTTGTTCAGGATACCGATGTCCAAACCTAAATTAAGTTGTCTGGAACGTTCCCAGCCCAACTCAGGATTGGTAAAGCCTGAAGGATAAAAAGAGGATTCCAGTGAATTGCCAAAAGCAACTCTGGCCTGGTTTAAAGCAGAAATCCATCGGTAGTCGGCAAACTGATCGTTTCCGGTAAAACCATAACTAGCCCGTAGCTTTAAGTTGCTGATGACATCCAAACTACTCATGAAACTTTCGTCAGAGACGAACCAGCCCGCTGAAACTGAAGGGAAGTAGCCCCATTTCTTATCAGGACCAAAACGGGAAGAGCCATCCCTTCTGATACTGGCCGCCAGCAGGTATTTTCCTTTATAATTATAGTTTACCCGGGAGAAATAAGAGATCAAAGTTCGCTCAGTAGCCTGATCATCGGCGCGGGCAACAGTGGCTCCTGCGCTGAGATAGGGTATCAGGTCATTATTATAGCCGCGTCTTTCAGCGATAGATCTGTAAAAGTCATCTTTAAGATACTCCTGCCCCAAGAGTACCGTCAGATTATGATCACCGAAGCTTTTGTTGTAGTTCAGCAGATTTTGAACATTATAGTTGATTGTCCTGTCCATACCTACAGTCATTACACCTTCGGTCTGCACATTAGGCCCCATCGTATGATCACGGGTAGCATAATGGGTATCATCTATACGCTGGTAATATAAATTTAACGTTGACCTGAAATTCAGGCTGGGGAAAATATCTACCTGTCCGAAGATGTTACCCAGCCCATTAAAACGCCTGTGTTGGATATCATCCTTAATTCTGTACAGTGGATGACCGTTGAAAGCTCTGAACAGAATCGCATCATAACTGCCAAAGCCTTCTACAGAATTAGGCTCCCCCAGATAACCGTTGTCAGCATATACAGGGTAGATTGAGGGATATTGTACTGCCCATTCTACCGTTCTGTTGTAAGGTTCATTTTCGTGATCGTAGGTTGCGTTCAGCATACCTCCCAATTCCGCCCAGTCGTTTACTTTTGAAGAAATTTTAAAGTTTAGTGAATACTTATTATAGTCAGAAGCAATGACAATACCCTCCTGCTTAACATATCCACCGGACACCCGATAATTCATTTTCTCCCCTCCCCCGGATACATTCAGGTCAACTTTATGCATAGGGGCTACTCTGAAAATCAAGTCCTGCCAGTCGGTATTGGGAAGTGACTCAGGATTTTCCAGCTCTTCAGGCCAGGTATATTTGTACTGACCACGTGCCTCAATGGTGTTTGGCGCGTTGGGATCTCCTCCGGTTTCAATCCATCCGTTTTGGGCAGCATCAATAGAAGCCTGCGCATACTCATAGGAATCCATCACATCTATGGTGTTAATTACCTCCTGAATACTATACGAATAATTCACCCCAATTTTTGGCTTACCGGCTTTTCCGCTAAGGGTAGTAACGAGTACTACGCCATTCGCCCCCCTTGAGCCGTAGATGGAAGCAGAGGCTGCGTCTTTTAGAATTTCTATGGATGCAATATCCGCAGGGTTAAGCATATTCATGTCATAATTGGGTAAAGGAATGCCATCTACCACAATTAGAGGAGAGCTGTTGGCCGAGATGGAGTTAATCCCCCTGATCTGGATGGAAGAAGAACTGCCGGGCCTGCCATTTCCATTCACCACCTGTACGCCGGGCAGCTTACCGTACATGGCTTGCCCCATCTCAACCATAGGACGGCTTTGCAGGTCAATATCCATATCTACCGTGCCTTGCGCGCCCGATATGTTTGCCTTCTGCTGGGTACCATAGCCCACGACCACCACTTCTTCCAGTGACTTCACATCTGGACTTAAGGTTATATTGATGGTGGTTCTGCCACTAATCTCCACTTCTTGTGAGAGGTAGCCGATGGAAGAAAATACCAGGGTGGAAATGTTATCATCCAGCGTCAGCCGATAGCTCCCGTCAATTCCTGTTACCGTACCCATCGTCGTGCCCTTGCCTAATACATTGACGCCAGGCAGTGGCTCTCCTGATTCTCCATCTGTCACCTTTCCACTGATGGTCTGTTCAAGGGCTTGTGAATAATGATCAAGTGAAGGTGAATGTGTTACTGTAAAAGTTACAGCCTCCTGATTATCTCCCTTCTTAAGATCAAGATAGGCCAGTTGGCTGCCGGAGCCCACACTTTGCGATAATGCCTGACCTGCCAGAGGAATCAATAAAATAATGGATGCCAACAACATGCTGCGGCATAGTTTTAAGAGTAGTTTCATAGGTTATTAAAATTAAGTAGTGAAAAAATTTTGTCTAAAAAGTCACCTTTCTGTGATGATTATTTCTCTTTAAATTCTATGGTATTTTTGATAAAACTTCGGTTTACTTATCAAGTAGTAGATATTTAAAGAAGCGACATAAATATGTCTCTGATCTACTCTCTCACACCCACCTCCTGTGCCCAGTTTTGATATTCAGAGGCAAGCGATTCTGTGACGTCTACATATTCACTGCTCACATCCTGTAACTCTGTAGGGTCTTTTTCCATGTCATATAAGCTCCATTGGTTATCCGATGCATTCGTCACAATCTTCCATTTGCCTTTTCGTAATGCCTGATGGCCAAAGTGCTCCCAATACAATGCCCTTTCCTGATCCAGAGTGCCGCCGGTAAATACAGGCTTCAGGCTCTCCCCTTGTAGTGGTTTTATGGGTCTGCCCTGATAAGTTTGAGGGTAATTCGTTCCGGCTACATCCAGGCAGGTAGCCATAATATCTATGACATGGGCATAATCATTGACGATACCTTTAGTTTTGATGCCTGCCGGCCAATGTGCGATAAATGGTGTAGCAATACCGCCTTCATTTGTCCACTGCTTGTATCTTCTGAAAGGTGTATTGGAGGCAATGGCCCAGGGTTTCTGGTAAGCTACATACGAGCCAGGGTAACCAATTTCAACTGTAGGATCATTAAGTTTTCTTCCACTGATTTCTTCCACGCAACCTCCGTTGTCAGACAGAAATAGAATCAGCGTATTTTCCCAGGCATCATTTTGTTTTAAGGTGTTAAAGACTTTGCCAATACCCTGGTCCATACGGTCTATTATCGCAGCATACACTGCCATGCGCTTTGCCCAGTCTTCTTTATTTTCCGCATCTTCCCAGGCCTCTACGTCCTCTTCACGGGGCGATAAGGCATAGGTAGAATCTATGATGCCCAAATCCAGCATTTTCTGATAACGAACCGTTCTTAATGAATCCCAGCCCAAGTCATATTTACCTTCATACTTCTGTATATCCTCAGGCAAAGCATGCAGCGGCCAGTGGGGAGCGGTGTAGGCAAGGTACATCAAGAAAGGCTGCTCCTTCTTCTGTTGAAAATGATTATCCAGAAAATCCACTGCATAATTGGAAAAGGCATCCGTCATATAAAAATTATCCGCGGGGGGTGCCCAGGGCTGGTCATCCAGTGCCATTTGTCTTATTCTGGGCTGCACTTTGATGATCTCAAAATAGCTGCTACCTCCGCTGATCAGCCCAAAATAACGCTCAAAGCCCCGTTGAAGCGGCCAGTGCTCGGGCTTCTCTCCTACGTGCCACTTTCCGGACATATAGGTAGCATAGCCTGCCTCT
Proteins encoded:
- a CDS encoding sulfatase, giving the protein MNLKPSLLLAGCLLLLLFQNSNAQNNPPNVVFIIADDIGWNDLGCYGNTEVQTPNIDRMAQEGIRFTNTYLTASSCSPSRTSIISGRYPHNTGSAELHTPLPAEVAIFPELMQNAGYYTAQAGKWHMGEHARRGFDVIHDNGKENGDGGEEMWVSSLKERPKDKPFFMWFAAFDAHRPWGTNEFSGTHEAGDITPPPYLADAESTQEDLAKYYDEVTRFDDYIGKVEQELEAQGVLDNTLIIIMSDNGRPFPRSKTRVYDSGMKTPFVVKWNAGLPRKGVVSNSLISVIDIAPTLLELSGAEIQPGFQGKSFAGVLENPASKFRNYVFSEHNWHDQEALERMVRTEGYLYVLNLRPNLSNPGPADSNKSPSFQDLKDLRDAGELSAAQADMFMAPRPAEELFNCYTDPMQLVNVASLPEYQSRLKYMREVLQQWRTETLDTTPTQLTPDWYDRETGDPLDIERTRGEMPGGKEAVQTNAKGPF
- a CDS encoding RagB/SusD family nutrient uptake outer membrane protein, coding for MKKINKVILYTLLLGIFACSEEDLDLYPKTAITEGNFYQTEEQFILAVNDAYRQMERAYRAGGIADIYGELRSDNTYIEFIGGSSNSAEMISNFNIPTNDLDTENAWQDSYNSIFICNDILNRLENTAVEFSSQELEERLSAEVRFVRALIYFNMVRVWGDIPLPLEPLSPEEGYEYLREDSEVVYEQIISDLRYAKENLPESYTGNNIGRVTQYGATAVLAKVYLSRGNESGAEAELKEIIDSGMYSLDADDNGVVNAQDYLHLFHPDTKNSKSSILEIQYLEGQNAVNSNHQQEYTPYQWSFHLPGINETFRGGGRNTPTQDLVDEFEPADSIRQITSVYPGYVNLESGEFVDYPFTMKFFDPNWRYAGHNFEIIRYADILLMYAEVTGDPTYLNMVRARVGLPGFGEPGYPAEYTSLERAIEHERRVELAFEFHRFFDLVRTGRALEVMGAKGYNINQDKLHFPIPQRAIDVNPDLSQNAGF
- a CDS encoding sulfatase, which codes for MKTTFLNFVSVILTVVVFTSCSEESTPKKPNILFAISDDQSFLHTSFAGRSWVQTPAFDRIANNGIYFANCYAGSPGCAPSRSSIVTGRYHWQNETAGQHASGWLKKYVPFIDMLGANGYHTGRTGKGVGPFKYGEDPLRADDAAGKAYNEIRYEKGSPEDERYAEEINTINYFANFQQFMGERNEDEPFFFWYGATEPHRSYELDSWKRHGKSLADVEVPEFLPDNDTIRGDLLDYAVEIEWFDLHLMRMIEHLEEIGELDNTIIIVTADNGMPFPRAKANGYEYGVHVPMAISYPDGFPAGRTVEDLISFVDLAPTILELTQTEAEGMLPISGKSFVNILESEKEGVVDDTKNYVLAGRERHSSSRFANAGYPQRIMRQGRYLYIWNMKPERWPAGAPQRLVPDSSGAVYPMYGIDSAGVHHSEWAFTDIDACPTKSFIVEHHDEEGLEKYFEWSVGKRPEYELFDIEKDPDCLNNLAQDPEFTGIKEQMDALMVQDLKLTEDPRIVGPDKEVFDTYKRYSPMREFPKPDWAL
- a CDS encoding SusC/RagA family TonB-linked outer membrane protein, with product MKLLLKLCRSMLLASIILLIPLAGQALSQSVGSGSQLAYLDLKKGDNQEAVTFTVTHSPSLDHYSQALEQTISGKVTDGESGEPLPGVNVLGKGTTMGTVTGIDGSYRLTLDDNISTLVFSSIGYLSQEVEISGRTTINITLSPDVKSLEEVVVVGYGTQQKANISGAQGTVDMDIDLQSRPMVEMGQAMYGKLPGVQVVNGNGRPGSSSSIQIRGINSISANSSPLIVVDGIPLPNYDMNMLNPADIASIEILKDAASASIYGSRGANGVVLVTTLSGKAGKPKIGVNYSYSIQEVINTIDVMDSYEYAQASIDAAQNGWIETGGDPNAPNTIEARGQYKYTWPEELENPESLPNTDWQDLIFRVAPMHKVDLNVSGGGEKMNYRVSGGYVKQEGIVIASDYNKYSLNFKISSKVNDWAELGGMLNATYDHENEPYNRTVEWAVQYPSIYPVYADNGYLGEPNSVEGFGSYDAILFRAFNGHPLYRIKDDIQHRRFNGLGNIFGQVDIFPSLNFRSTLNLYYQRIDDTHYATRDHTMGPNVQTEGVMTVGMDRTINYNVQNLLNYNKSFGDHNLTVLLGQEYLKDDFYRSIAERRGYNNDLIPYLSAGATVARADDQATERTLISYFSRVNYNYKGKYLLAASIRRDGSSRFGPDKKWGYFPSVSAGWFVSDESFMSSLDVISNLKLRASYGFTGNDQFADYRWISALNQARVAFGNSLESSFYPSGFTNPELGWERSRQLNLGLDIGILNNRIVLESNVYTTRSDGLLLDVPVPSVTGFTSIFKNIGKLQNKGLELSLVTRNLTGDLKWTTQLNYSMNRNEIVDLGPDDAPLILNAGFGMQSINQIGEPIFSFYGYKYDGVYMNEAEVEADPAAYETAVAGDGRYVDVNQDGVFNADDRTIIGNAAPDFTWGMTNTFNYKNFDFSFLFQGVHGNEVFDNNIHRSMQYHEGRNYYEAMTNRWRSAEEPGDGYHYKLTVNLDGYEKQPSSYWIVDGSFVRLKSVTLGYTFSPSLLETIGLGSVRAYFNGQNLFTISDSPVFDPENYNGGASNAARRGVAHSPYPSAKVYSLGLNVSF
- a CDS encoding glycoside hydrolase family 78 protein, which produces MRKSSYVIVMSDYIQRGLFSLRLCLTNELLLHVGKNINTSMNTPKLNAHFPKHLLLLSLLLLFPLITFSQHLSLEGLRCEYLENPLGIDNKSPRLSWKISSSQEGVQQSAYHILVASSPEKLANDEGDLWDSGKITSSASLYIPYAGQALRSRQRCYWKVKIWDEQGNTSGWSEPASWEMALLKDDDWQAQWIQHPDFSDSLLESKPAPFFRKTFTVEELPKESRIYVTGLGYFELYLNGEKVEDHILDPVKTRYDKSVRYLTYDITDALLQGENVIGMVLGTGWYNHFAEAVWGFNQAPWRSYPEALCQLEMTFADGSREVIVSDESWKTTCEGPIRFDGIRNGETYDARLEMPGWSQKGFDDSDWKNALISRGASGQLQAQMIQPIRAMREVKPVSVTEVDPNVWVFDLGQNIAGYCRLKVAGPRATEVSIKMGERLFPDGTVEQKQILRFLRSGDAQTDRYTLKGEGVEVWEPHFVYHGFQYVEVRGLPVAPTLETITGVVLHTAFDKAGNFACSDPLLNRTQQNMEWSFIGNYHGIPTDCPHREKIGWTGDAHLVAETGLFNYDVVRAYLKWMDDFVDEQQESGDLPGVIPSSGWGYTYGKNPEINHLGYGPQWEGAFIQMVWDLYRFTGDELILEKYYPAMKKYLDFLITNADGYTLNFGIDDHKPVETKTEGDILASGYLVGFSRMFSEMASVLNKHKDAEYYEEYASQAKGAFNRKYFDERSGRYGNGGQTSQALALYHGIVPESSEEKVLNVLLEDIRKQDNHFDVGVVGLKYLFNVLRAYGHSETLYRMVRQKDFPGFGYWLEEGANTLWQDWDGSMSLNHIMFGTVSEWFYESLAGIQLDESIPGFKHFIIRPDILTSLSWVNASHESGYGEILSSWQKQEGSLLMRVSVPPNTTASIYVPYTEGQMLTLNGETRQPDRTEAARAVFELEPGTYEWEVE